A single genomic interval of Microbacterium sp. LWO14-1.2 harbors:
- a CDS encoding SUMF1/EgtB/PvdO family nonheme iron enzyme, with product MTDIELQRLPGGQVTLHDARRRAERTVELESFEIGVFAVTEEQLAEILPVPSRHPRRPAVDISWLRAVHFCNAASEWEGLDPVYRFDGEDVVWDATGDGYRLPTEAEWEYACRAGSIGPHYAPLSDAAWTSADGVRAPQEVGGKLPNLFGLFDTLGNTWEWCWDLLDPERYGEYRVFRGGGFADEAWSVRASVRRGGSPRTAQDDVGFRVARGGFDDPQAAQGWSAQDDRERSFSDGPIPFGWTPLRHPRD from the coding sequence GTGACGGATATCGAGCTGCAGCGCCTCCCCGGCGGGCAGGTGACGCTGCATGACGCACGACGCAGGGCCGAGCGCACCGTCGAGCTCGAGAGCTTCGAGATCGGCGTCTTCGCCGTGACGGAGGAGCAGCTGGCCGAGATCCTCCCGGTGCCCTCGCGGCATCCGCGTCGTCCCGCCGTCGACATCAGTTGGCTGCGGGCCGTGCACTTCTGCAACGCGGCGTCCGAGTGGGAGGGTCTCGACCCCGTCTACCGTTTCGACGGCGAGGACGTCGTGTGGGACGCGACGGGGGACGGCTACCGTCTGCCCACCGAGGCGGAGTGGGAGTACGCCTGCCGCGCCGGTTCGATCGGACCGCATTACGCTCCGCTGTCGGACGCCGCCTGGACGAGCGCCGACGGTGTCCGTGCCCCGCAGGAGGTGGGCGGCAAGCTCCCGAACCTTTTCGGGCTGTTCGACACGCTGGGCAACACGTGGGAGTGGTGCTGGGATCTGCTCGACCCCGAGCGCTACGGCGAGTACCGGGTCTTCCGGGGCGGCGGATTCGCCGACGAGGCGTGGAGCGTCCGAGCCTCCGTCCGGCGCGGCGGTTCTCCGCGCACCGCGCAGGACGATGTCGGATTCCGCGTGGCACGAGGCGGTTTCGACGATCCCCAGGCGGCCCAGGGATGGTCGGCGCAGGACGACCGAGAGCGGTCGTTCTCGGACGGCCCGATCCCCTTCGGGTGGACGCCCCTGCGCCACCCCCGGGATTGA
- a CDS encoding DUF885 domain-containing protein, producing MTSQPRTPSAIDKVADGWVDTLVQLAPTLGTYIGRDEVNDRFGDLSPEGHESIAAATRATLAELSALEPVDAVDEVTKADLTAELTLDLELHEANWHLRDLNVIASAAQDVRSAFDLMPTATADDWSVIATRLAAVPDALRGYTETLRAGIAAGVTPARRQVVEVATQIDRYIADDGFFAAFVAHASPEDGNLPASLARTLADNSASARVAYGALRRFLAEELAPAAVEEDAVGRELYALNSRRFLGATIDLDETYEWGREELERMVAEQTAIANEILPGASVEEAVAHLEADPARKLVGTEALQRWMQETSDRAVAELGATHFDIPEAIRTLECMIAPTQEGGIYYTGPTDDFSRPGRMWWSVPEGVTEFDTWRELTTVYHEGVPGHHLQIAQAVYNRAELNSWRRLLAGTSGHAEGWALYAERLMQQLGYLDDPADRLGMLDGQRMRAARVVLDIGVHLGKPRLDGEGVWDADYALDFMRKNVNMSDQFVQFEVNRYLGWPGQAPTYKVGQRIWEQVRDAYQAEKGAGFDIKEFHKRALDMGGVGLDTLRTALLDR from the coding sequence ATGACTTCTCAGCCCCGCACTCCCTCTGCTATCGACAAGGTCGCCGACGGATGGGTCGACACGCTGGTGCAGTTGGCGCCGACGCTCGGCACGTACATCGGCCGCGACGAGGTCAACGATCGCTTCGGCGATCTGAGTCCCGAGGGACACGAGAGCATCGCCGCGGCGACCCGAGCGACACTCGCCGAGCTCTCGGCTCTCGAACCGGTTGACGCCGTCGACGAGGTCACGAAGGCGGACCTCACGGCTGAGCTCACTCTCGATCTCGAGCTGCACGAGGCGAACTGGCACCTTCGGGATCTGAACGTGATCGCGTCTGCCGCTCAGGACGTGCGGTCCGCGTTCGATCTCATGCCCACCGCCACTGCGGACGACTGGTCGGTGATCGCCACTCGTCTCGCCGCGGTGCCCGATGCGTTGCGCGGCTACACGGAGACGCTCCGCGCCGGAATCGCCGCCGGGGTCACCCCGGCGCGTCGCCAGGTGGTCGAGGTCGCCACGCAGATCGACCGCTACATCGCCGACGACGGCTTCTTCGCGGCGTTCGTCGCTCACGCCTCGCCGGAGGACGGCAACCTGCCGGCATCCCTCGCCCGCACCCTCGCCGACAACTCGGCATCGGCGCGCGTCGCCTATGGAGCGCTGCGCCGTTTCCTCGCGGAAGAGCTCGCTCCCGCCGCCGTCGAGGAGGATGCCGTAGGGCGCGAGCTCTACGCCCTGAACTCGCGCCGCTTCCTCGGCGCCACGATCGACCTCGACGAGACCTACGAGTGGGGCCGCGAGGAGCTCGAGCGCATGGTCGCCGAGCAGACCGCGATCGCGAACGAGATCCTTCCCGGGGCGTCTGTCGAGGAGGCCGTCGCGCATCTCGAAGCGGATCCTGCTCGCAAGCTGGTCGGCACCGAGGCTCTGCAGCGGTGGATGCAGGAGACGAGCGACCGCGCCGTCGCCGAACTCGGCGCCACGCACTTCGACATCCCCGAGGCGATCCGCACACTCGAGTGCATGATCGCCCCCACGCAGGAGGGCGGCATCTACTACACCGGCCCGACCGACGACTTCTCCCGCCCCGGCCGCATGTGGTGGTCCGTCCCCGAGGGCGTCACGGAGTTCGACACGTGGCGTGAGCTCACCACCGTGTATCACGAGGGCGTTCCCGGGCATCACCTGCAGATCGCGCAGGCCGTGTACAACCGTGCGGAGCTGAACTCGTGGCGCCGCCTGCTCGCGGGCACCTCGGGCCACGCCGAGGGCTGGGCGCTCTACGCCGAGCGACTCATGCAGCAGCTCGGCTACCTCGACGATCCGGCTGACCGCCTCGGGATGCTCGACGGTCAGCGCATGCGAGCAGCCCGTGTCGTGCTCGACATCGGCGTGCACCTCGGCAAGCCCCGTCTCGACGGCGAGGGAGTGTGGGACGCCGACTACGCGCTCGACTTCATGCGCAAGAACGTGAACATGTCCGACCAGTTCGTGCAGTTCGAGGTGAATCGCTACCTCGGCTGGCCCGGACAGGCCCCGACGTACAAGGTCGGTCAGCGCATCTGGGAGCAGGTCCGCGACGCGTATCAGGCGGAGAAGGGCGCGGGCTTCGACATCAAGGAGTTCCACAAGCGCGCCCTCGACATGGGTGGCGTCGGCCTCGACACTCTCCGTACGGCACTGCTCGACCGGTGA
- a CDS encoding SGNH/GDSL hydrolase family protein, translating to MRYVAIGDSFTEGVGDVLPDGRERGWADLVAQGWADAAGHPIQYANLAIRGKLAWPIVEQQLEPALALRPTHLSFNGGGNDMLRPRSDLEHIADAFSRVLRRCDEEGVTLILLSGANPSGQLPMGTVVQRRGDLLSEAVLRRVEDRPDVVRALNWPDRELARAPYWSEDRLHMNAAGHHRVAARVLHALGFEPPAAWWSPTAAAMVGPSGLAYYREFVGPWVRRRLTRTSSGDGRAAKYPDWVERMPQA from the coding sequence GTGCGCTACGTGGCGATCGGGGACTCCTTCACGGAGGGCGTCGGCGATGTCCTTCCCGACGGTCGAGAACGCGGCTGGGCTGATCTCGTGGCCCAGGGGTGGGCGGATGCCGCGGGGCACCCGATCCAGTATGCGAACCTCGCGATCCGGGGCAAGCTCGCCTGGCCGATCGTCGAGCAGCAGCTCGAACCGGCGCTGGCCCTGCGTCCGACGCACCTCTCGTTCAACGGCGGAGGCAACGACATGCTTCGTCCGCGATCCGACCTCGAGCACATCGCCGACGCGTTCAGCCGCGTTCTGCGCCGCTGCGACGAAGAGGGCGTCACACTCATCCTGCTGTCGGGAGCCAACCCCAGCGGTCAGCTGCCGATGGGCACCGTCGTGCAGCGCCGTGGGGATCTGCTCTCCGAGGCGGTGCTGCGTCGGGTGGAAGATCGTCCCGACGTCGTCCGCGCCCTCAATTGGCCCGATCGAGAGCTCGCGAGAGCGCCGTACTGGTCGGAGGACCGTCTGCACATGAATGCAGCAGGTCACCACCGCGTCGCGGCCCGTGTGCTCCACGCACTGGGGTTCGAGCCGCCGGCAGCCTGGTGGTCTCCGACCGCGGCGGCGATGGTCGGACCGTCGGGACTGGCCTACTACCGCGAGTTCGTCGGGCCGTGGGTGCGTCGTCGGCTGACGCGCACTTCGTCGGGAGACGGGCGCGCTGCCAAGTACCCCGACTGGGTGGAACGGATGCCTCAGGCGTGA
- a CDS encoding arginase family protein yields MTSRFSLIVSQGRVADRTDGALVGARLVGERLAALLGTTPHTVGVPSAARTDDWTTALPEAEETLHGLRDAVRAAIDAGQVPLLATNTCAASLGSLPAAAERYPDAVVLWIDAHGDFHTPGTTESGYLGGMVLAAASGLWDSGHGAGVDPSRVVIVGGRDIDPAEADLLADAGATVLAPAESTPERVLELVDGRPVWIHVDWDVLEPGYIPAAYRVGDGLLPHQIAAIFAALPVEAVKGVELAEFEAGDAEVPERVSLELIIETFQQLLR; encoded by the coding sequence ATGACCTCCCGCTTCTCCCTCATCGTGTCCCAGGGACGCGTCGCCGATCGCACCGACGGCGCCCTCGTGGGCGCCCGGCTCGTGGGGGAGCGGCTCGCCGCACTCCTCGGCACGACGCCGCACACGGTCGGCGTTCCCAGCGCGGCGAGGACGGACGACTGGACGACCGCGCTGCCCGAGGCCGAAGAGACGCTGCACGGGCTCCGGGATGCCGTGCGTGCGGCGATCGACGCGGGACAGGTGCCCCTGCTCGCGACGAACACGTGCGCGGCGAGCCTCGGCTCCCTGCCTGCCGCCGCCGAGCGGTACCCCGACGCCGTCGTGCTGTGGATCGACGCGCACGGCGACTTCCACACTCCCGGCACCACGGAGTCGGGATACCTGGGCGGAATGGTGCTCGCCGCCGCGAGCGGCCTGTGGGACAGCGGGCACGGCGCAGGGGTCGATCCTTCGCGCGTCGTGATCGTCGGCGGCCGCGACATCGATCCCGCCGAGGCCGATCTCCTCGCGGATGCCGGGGCGACCGTTCTCGCTCCGGCGGAGAGCACGCCGGAGCGGGTGCTCGAGCTCGTCGACGGGCGTCCGGTGTGGATCCACGTCGACTGGGACGTGCTCGAACCCGGCTACATACCCGCCGCCTATCGAGTCGGCGACGGCCTCCTGCCGCACCAGATCGCCGCGATCTTCGCAGCCCTTCCCGTCGAGGCCGTGAAGGGCGTCGAACTGGCGGAGTTCGAGGCCGGCGACGCCGAGGTGCCGGAGCGGGTCAGCCTCGAACTCATCATCGAGACGTTCCAGCAGCTCCTGCGCTGA
- a CDS encoding hotdog fold thioesterase: MSESTATSQGLDWASARGMGALAEKMGMEFLEFSTQRCVATMPVEGNTQPVGLMHGGAYVVLGESLGSMAANLHAGPGRLAVGVDINATHTRSATSGVVTGVCTPVHLGRSITVHEIVVTDDQGRRCSTIRITNMIKDAPA, translated from the coding sequence ATGAGCGAGAGCACCGCGACCAGTCAGGGACTCGATTGGGCGTCCGCTCGAGGCATGGGGGCCCTCGCCGAGAAGATGGGGATGGAGTTCCTCGAGTTCAGCACCCAGCGGTGCGTCGCGACCATGCCGGTCGAGGGCAACACCCAGCCCGTCGGTCTGATGCACGGCGGCGCCTATGTGGTTCTCGGGGAGTCGCTGGGTTCCATGGCCGCGAATCTGCACGCCGGTCCCGGTCGCCTCGCAGTCGGCGTCGACATCAATGCCACCCACACGCGGTCGGCGACGTCCGGTGTGGTCACCGGCGTCTGCACTCCGGTGCACCTCGGGCGCAGCATCACGGTGCACGAGATCGTCGTCACGGACGATCAGGGACGTCGATGCTCCACCATCAGGATCACCAACATGATCAAGGACGCGCCGGCCTGA
- a CDS encoding MFS transporter, translated as MAQPVLPSRESLAGRLDDLPFTRRHLRLLTGSGVGWALDAMDVGLISFILAALTQQWGLTKTDAGWVASVGFIGMALGATLGGLLADRLGRRQVFALTLLVYGVATGASALVGGLAALLVLRFLVGLGLGAELPVASTYVSEFAPARIRGRLIVFLEAFWALGWTAAAVIGYFVIPASENGWRWAFALGAIPAVYALIVRWGLPESPRWLASKGRIAEADRIVSAFEVDAEIERTPAIRREPATQPIAVTVRARLSALWSPEFRVRTLCLWVVWLCVNFAYYGAFIWIPSILVDAGFDLVRSFGFTLIITLAQLPGYAVAAWLIEVWGRRVTLSVFLVGSAVSAVFFGTSTTEVAIVASGMALSFFNLGAWGALYAVTPEIYPTSLRGTGAGWAAGIGRLASIAAPLAVPVLLVAGGVATLFVVFGACFVVAAAAAWGLADRGGVALDDR; from the coding sequence ATGGCACAACCCGTCCTGCCGAGCCGTGAGTCGCTCGCCGGCCGTCTCGATGATCTGCCGTTCACGCGTCGGCACCTGCGCCTGCTGACGGGCTCAGGAGTCGGCTGGGCGCTCGATGCGATGGATGTCGGGCTGATCTCGTTCATCCTCGCGGCCCTCACCCAACAGTGGGGTCTGACGAAGACGGATGCCGGGTGGGTGGCCTCGGTCGGGTTCATCGGCATGGCTCTCGGAGCCACCCTCGGCGGCCTGCTCGCTGATCGACTCGGGCGGCGTCAGGTCTTCGCCTTGACCTTGCTGGTCTACGGCGTCGCAACGGGCGCCAGCGCACTCGTCGGCGGTCTGGCAGCGCTTCTCGTGCTGCGGTTCCTCGTCGGCCTGGGTCTCGGCGCGGAGCTGCCGGTCGCGTCGACGTACGTGAGCGAGTTCGCGCCGGCCCGCATCCGCGGGCGGCTCATCGTCTTCCTCGAGGCCTTCTGGGCCCTGGGATGGACGGCAGCCGCGGTCATCGGATACTTCGTGATCCCGGCATCCGAGAACGGCTGGCGATGGGCGTTCGCACTCGGCGCGATCCCCGCGGTGTATGCGCTGATCGTGCGCTGGGGACTGCCGGAGTCTCCCCGGTGGCTCGCCTCGAAGGGCCGGATAGCGGAGGCCGACCGCATCGTCTCGGCGTTCGAGGTCGACGCGGAGATCGAGCGGACCCCGGCCATCCGCAGGGAACCGGCGACGCAGCCGATCGCGGTGACCGTGCGGGCCCGGCTGTCCGCTCTGTGGAGCCCGGAGTTCCGGGTGCGCACGCTGTGTCTCTGGGTGGTCTGGTTGTGCGTCAACTTCGCGTACTACGGCGCCTTCATCTGGATTCCCAGCATCCTCGTCGACGCCGGCTTCGACCTCGTGCGCTCGTTCGGGTTCACGCTCATCATCACTCTCGCGCAGCTTCCAGGCTACGCGGTCGCAGCGTGGCTGATCGAGGTCTGGGGACGCCGCGTCACGCTGTCGGTGTTCCTGGTGGGCTCCGCGGTCTCCGCCGTCTTCTTCGGCACGTCGACCACGGAGGTCGCGATCGTCGCCTCGGGGATGGCGCTGTCGTTCTTCAATCTGGGCGCGTGGGGTGCGCTGTACGCCGTCACGCCCGAGATCTATCCCACGTCTCTTCGGGGTACGGGCGCGGGCTGGGCGGCAGGCATCGGCCGTCTGGCGTCGATCGCCGCGCCGCTGGCCGTTCCCGTCCTCCTCGTCGCGGGGGGAGTGGCGACGCTGTTCGTCGTGTTCGGGGCCTGCTTCGTCGTCGCGGCGGCGGCGGCCTGGGGCCTGGCCGATCGCGGGGGAGTCGCGCTCGACGATCGGTGA
- a CDS encoding LLM class flavin-dependent oxidoreductase, with protein sequence MDIEFGLDTFGDITRDGDGELLSGAQTIRNVVDQAVLADAVGVDYFGVGEHHRREFAISSPEMVLATIAGRTERIRLGTAVTVLSSDDPVRVFERFSTLDALSDGRAEVVLGRGSFIESFPLFGYDLRDYDALFEQKLELFVELLKEEPVTWSGSMRASLENADVFPKTEKGLRTWVGVGGSPESVVRVARHGLGLMLAIIGGPAARFAPFVDLYHRSVASLGTTAQPISVHSPGHIAETDEEAWEAAYSGFEAMNNTIGAERGWPPYIRARFQNDVGPAGAIYAGSPDRVAAKIADTVTTLGLGRFDLKYSTGTISHEALMRSVELYGTEVIPRVRRLLAAND encoded by the coding sequence ATGGACATCGAGTTCGGGCTGGACACGTTCGGAGACATCACCCGCGACGGGGACGGCGAGCTGCTCTCGGGCGCTCAGACGATCCGCAACGTCGTGGACCAGGCGGTGCTCGCCGACGCAGTCGGGGTGGACTACTTCGGTGTGGGGGAGCACCATCGCCGGGAGTTCGCGATCTCGTCGCCGGAGATGGTGCTCGCCACAATCGCCGGACGCACCGAGCGGATCCGGCTCGGAACCGCGGTGACCGTTCTCTCGTCCGATGATCCGGTGCGCGTGTTCGAGCGCTTCTCTACGCTCGACGCTCTGTCCGACGGGCGGGCGGAGGTCGTTCTCGGCCGCGGATCGTTCATCGAGTCGTTCCCGCTGTTCGGATACGACCTCCGCGACTACGACGCCCTCTTCGAGCAGAAGCTCGAGCTGTTCGTGGAGCTCCTCAAAGAGGAGCCGGTCACCTGGTCCGGCAGCATGAGGGCCTCTCTCGAGAACGCCGACGTCTTCCCGAAGACCGAGAAGGGTCTCCGCACGTGGGTCGGTGTCGGCGGCAGTCCCGAATCCGTCGTGCGAGTCGCGCGGCACGGTCTCGGTCTGATGCTCGCGATCATCGGCGGTCCCGCCGCGCGATTCGCACCCTTCGTCGACCTGTACCACCGGTCGGTCGCGTCGTTGGGCACGACCGCGCAGCCGATCTCCGTGCATTCCCCCGGGCACATCGCCGAGACCGACGAGGAAGCGTGGGAGGCCGCGTACTCCGGGTTCGAGGCCATGAACAACACGATCGGCGCCGAGCGCGGTTGGCCGCCCTACATCCGTGCGCGCTTCCAGAACGACGTGGGCCCGGCCGGCGCCATCTACGCCGGCTCTCCGGACCGCGTCGCGGCCAAGATCGCTGACACGGTGACCACCCTCGGCCTCGGGCGCTTCGACCTGAAGTACTCCACGGGCACCATCTCGCACGAGGCGCTGATGCGGAGCGTCGAGCTGTACGGTACCGAGGTGATCCCGCGCGTACGACGTCTCCTCGCTGCGAACGACTGA
- the polA gene encoding DNA polymerase I: MTDSAKPTLMVVDGHSLAYRAFFALPVDNFTTKDNQHTNAIYGFLSMLVNLIKAEQPTHLAIAFDTSRHSFRTDEYPEYKATRSETPQEFRGQIPLLQDCLAAMSIPVLTKEGIEADDILATLSTQGAEQGYEVLVVSGDRDTIQLVNDEITLLYPNVQGVSQLKRYDPTTVQERYGVRPEQYPDIAALVGETSDNLPGVPKVGEKTAVKWLTQFGSLDQLLDRADEIKGVVGGNLREHIEDVRRNRKLNRLLRDVELPVAPADLAVAPIDAQAVRDIFARLEFRTLLPRVFEAVGAGEVADDPATVVELPTPVEAAPAEFLSWVESQDEVALRLVIQSGTPTRIGAATETELRELDWNDDAAAALRDWLESARPKILHDAKPQVKALLRLGIRLSGLAYDTSLAGWLLRPSFPDKTLGDLVERYLGEKLPEADPTQLVPETEGATPSQEAWFALRVAAALRDDIPESVATVLTDIELPTLLTLADMEVAGVAVSHEVLSTFSAELATRADGIAQEAFGIVGREFNLGSPKQLQEVLFDDLQLPKTRKTKTGYSTDAAVLADLQESHPHPFLGLLLQHREATKLRQIIESLDVAIGPDQRVRTTYVQTGSQTGRLSSTDPNLQNIPVRTEESRRIRSAFQVGEEYEALLTADYSQIEMRIMAHLSGDEGLIEAFNSGEDLHRFVGARVFGVDPADVTAAMRTKVKAMSYGLVYGLSAFGLSKQLRIEQSEAKQLMVEYFARFGAVRDYLRASVLAAREVGYTETIFGRRRPFPDLASPNRVLRENAERAALNAPIQGSAADIMKIALFHIHDDLRAEGLASRVLLQIHDELVVEVAPGEWDAAERIVRQRMGDAADLTVPLDVQVGRGQDWNEAAH, from the coding sequence GTGACGGACTCCGCAAAGCCTACCCTCATGGTCGTCGACGGCCACTCGCTCGCCTATCGCGCCTTCTTCGCCCTTCCGGTCGACAACTTCACGACCAAGGACAACCAGCACACGAACGCCATCTACGGCTTCCTCTCGATGCTGGTCAACCTCATCAAGGCCGAGCAGCCCACGCATCTGGCTATCGCCTTCGACACGTCGCGCCACTCCTTCCGCACCGACGAGTATCCGGAGTACAAGGCGACCCGTTCCGAGACGCCGCAGGAGTTCCGCGGGCAGATCCCGCTGCTGCAGGACTGCCTCGCTGCGATGTCGATCCCCGTGCTCACGAAAGAGGGGATCGAAGCCGACGACATCCTCGCGACCCTGTCGACTCAGGGAGCGGAGCAGGGGTACGAGGTCCTGGTGGTGTCCGGCGATCGCGACACCATCCAGCTCGTCAACGACGAGATCACACTGCTGTACCCGAACGTGCAGGGTGTCTCGCAGCTCAAGCGGTACGACCCGACCACCGTCCAGGAGCGCTACGGCGTGCGTCCGGAGCAGTATCCCGACATCGCCGCGCTGGTGGGCGAGACGAGCGACAACCTTCCCGGCGTGCCGAAAGTGGGGGAGAAGACGGCGGTCAAATGGCTCACGCAGTTCGGATCCCTCGACCAGCTGCTCGACCGGGCGGACGAGATCAAAGGCGTCGTCGGCGGGAACCTGCGCGAGCACATCGAGGACGTCCGCCGGAACCGCAAGCTGAACCGACTGCTCCGTGATGTGGAGCTCCCCGTCGCTCCCGCCGACCTCGCTGTCGCCCCGATCGATGCTCAGGCCGTGCGCGACATCTTCGCCCGTCTCGAGTTCCGTACCCTGCTGCCGCGGGTGTTCGAGGCCGTCGGCGCCGGCGAGGTCGCCGATGACCCGGCGACCGTCGTCGAGCTGCCCACTCCCGTCGAGGCGGCTCCTGCCGAGTTCCTGTCCTGGGTCGAGTCCCAGGACGAGGTGGCGCTGCGCCTCGTGATCCAGAGCGGCACCCCGACGCGCATCGGCGCGGCGACGGAGACCGAGCTGCGAGAACTGGACTGGAACGACGACGCGGCAGCAGCGCTGCGCGACTGGCTCGAATCCGCCCGCCCGAAGATCCTGCACGACGCCAAGCCGCAGGTGAAGGCCCTCTTGCGCCTCGGCATCCGCCTCTCCGGTCTCGCCTACGACACGAGCCTCGCCGGATGGCTGCTGCGTCCGAGCTTCCCCGACAAGACCCTCGGCGATCTCGTCGAGCGGTACCTGGGGGAGAAGCTGCCGGAAGCGGACCCCACTCAGCTCGTCCCGGAGACCGAGGGAGCGACGCCGTCGCAGGAGGCATGGTTCGCATTGCGTGTCGCGGCTGCCCTGCGCGACGACATCCCGGAATCGGTCGCGACCGTGCTCACCGACATCGAGCTCCCGACGCTCCTGACGCTCGCCGATATGGAGGTCGCGGGCGTCGCGGTCTCGCACGAGGTGCTGTCGACCTTCTCCGCCGAGCTCGCCACCCGCGCAGACGGTATCGCGCAGGAGGCCTTCGGGATCGTCGGGCGCGAGTTCAACCTCGGCTCCCCGAAGCAGCTCCAGGAAGTGCTCTTCGACGACCTGCAGCTTCCGAAGACCCGCAAGACGAAGACCGGCTACTCGACGGATGCCGCGGTGCTCGCCGACCTGCAGGAATCCCATCCGCATCCCTTCCTCGGTCTGCTGCTGCAGCACCGCGAGGCGACCAAGCTGCGTCAGATCATCGAGTCGCTCGACGTGGCGATCGGTCCCGACCAGCGGGTGCGCACCACCTACGTCCAGACGGGCAGCCAGACCGGCCGTCTGTCGAGCACCGATCCCAACCTGCAGAACATCCCCGTCCGCACGGAGGAGTCGCGCCGCATCCGCAGCGCCTTCCAGGTCGGCGAGGAGTACGAGGCACTTCTCACCGCTGACTACTCGCAGATCGAGATGCGCATCATGGCCCACCTGTCCGGTGACGAAGGACTCATCGAGGCGTTCAACAGCGGCGAGGACCTGCACCGATTCGTCGGCGCGCGCGTGTTCGGTGTCGATCCCGCCGACGTCACCGCTGCCATGCGCACGAAGGTCAAGGCCATGTCCTACGGACTCGTCTACGGTCTCTCGGCGTTCGGTCTGTCGAAGCAGCTGCGCATCGAGCAGTCCGAGGCCAAGCAGCTGATGGTCGAATACTTCGCCCGGTTCGGCGCGGTGCGCGATTACCTCAGGGCGTCGGTTCTGGCCGCGCGCGAGGTCGGATACACCGAGACGATCTTCGGCAGGCGACGCCCGTTCCCGGACTTGGCCTCACCCAACCGTGTGCTGCGCGAGAACGCAGAGCGAGCGGCGCTCAACGCGCCGATCCAGGGGAGCGCGGCCGACATCATGAAGATCGCGCTGTTCCACATCCACGACGATCTGCGGGCCGAAGGGCTGGCATCTCGTGTGCTGCTCCAGATCCACGACGAACTCGTCGTGGAGGTCGCGCCGGGTGAGTGGGATGCGGCGGAGCGCATCGTCCGACAGCGCATGGGCGACGCCGCAGACCTCACGGTTCCGCTCGACGTGCAGGTCGGTCGCGGCCAGGACTGGAACGAGGCCGCGCACTGA